A region of Rhodospirillales bacterium DNA encodes the following proteins:
- a CDS encoding IclR family transcriptional regulator — MDGGASAKIADRGARGGRRGAGAPRAPSRVMAAIEALAVERDGLTLAGLGRALDLPKTSLLSLLRALERDGYVVNRHGGYRLGAAAIRLGALLVRGEPAVRRVAAALPALAARCGETALLAVPAANGREVTYTDIADGPEAIRYAAVVGTSRPLYCTAAGRVVMAFRGEAFTRRYLADAPRRAYTPRTVVDAATLRAVAAEVRRTGVAETRDQTAEGLWGFGAPVFDVNRALVAAVMIAAPSERGRRRRQEFAAATRDAGEEMSRILGLAGDYIEPP; from the coding sequence ATGGATGGGGGCGCAAGCGCCAAGATCGCGGACCGGGGCGCCCGCGGCGGCCGTCGGGGCGCCGGCGCCCCGCGCGCGCCGTCGCGCGTCATGGCGGCGATCGAGGCGCTGGCCGTCGAGCGCGACGGCCTCACCCTCGCGGGACTAGGCCGCGCGCTGGATCTGCCCAAAACCAGCCTTCTCAGCCTGCTGCGGGCGCTGGAGCGCGACGGCTACGTCGTCAACCGGCACGGCGGCTACCGGCTGGGGGCGGCGGCGATCCGCCTCGGCGCGCTGCTGGTGCGCGGGGAGCCCGCCGTCCGTCGCGTCGCCGCGGCGCTGCCGGCGCTGGCGGCGCGCTGCGGCGAGACGGCGCTGCTGGCGGTGCCCGCGGCCAACGGCCGCGAGGTCACCTACACGGACATCGCCGACGGTCCCGAGGCGATCCGCTACGCCGCCGTCGTCGGCACCAGCCGGCCGCTCTACTGCACGGCGGCCGGCCGCGTCGTGATGGCGTTCCGCGGCGAGGCGTTCACGCGCCGCTACCTCGCCGACGCGCCGCGTCGCGCCTACACGCCGCGCACCGTCGTCGACGCCGCCACGCTGCGCGCCGTCGCCGCCGAGGTCCGCCGCACCGGCGTCGCCGAGACGCGCGACCAGACGGCCGAGGGCCTGTGGGGATTCGGCGCGCCGGTGTTCGACGTCAACCGCGCGCTGGTGGCCGCCGTCATGATCGCCGCGCCGTCCGAACGCGGCCGGCGCCGGCGGCAGGAGTTCGCCGCCGCCACGCGCGACGCCGGCGAGGAGATGTCGCGGATCCTGGGACTCGCGGGCGACTACATCGAGCCGCCGTGA
- a CDS encoding amidohydrolase, translating to MNQVVVNAPNKWRLETPGSDGWMRSARADAARKYFMVSADCHANEPADLWATRIDAKYRDRLPRVITDKDGVQWRVSEGHRPDRLRIMALEGEDQLRVRSGATAEGRLADHDMDGIDVELMFPNKGLSMWATPDAAFAMAQCRVWNDWAHEQYAGHRDRIIPAGALATADLEGSIAEVGRLAKLGFRCLTLPCKPVWGGHDVDHVNYNLPHFDRLWAAIQDADLPITFHVSTGRDPRAARGNGGAVVNYVSHSLSPTIEPVANLCASGVLERFPKLRFATIEAGIGWVPWLLEAMDEAYKKHHFWVRPKLQGLPSEYYRAHGFSSFQEDKAGLDLAESHGLADNFLWANDYPHHEGTWPHSAEAVERTMGQLSDSSRAKILGLNAARFLKLDVPAKYKA from the coding sequence ATGAACCAGGTCGTCGTCAACGCGCCCAACAAGTGGCGGCTGGAGACGCCCGGCTCCGACGGCTGGATGCGCAGCGCGCGCGCCGACGCGGCGCGCAAGTACTTCATGGTGTCGGCCGACTGCCACGCCAACGAGCCGGCCGACCTGTGGGCGACGCGCATCGACGCGAAGTACCGCGACCGGCTGCCGCGCGTGATCACCGACAAGGACGGCGTGCAGTGGCGCGTGTCGGAGGGCCACCGGCCCGACCGCCTGCGCATCATGGCGCTGGAGGGCGAGGACCAGCTGCGCGTGCGCTCCGGCGCGACCGCCGAGGGCCGGCTGGCCGACCACGACATGGACGGCATCGACGTCGAGCTGATGTTCCCCAACAAGGGGCTGTCGATGTGGGCGACGCCCGACGCCGCGTTCGCGATGGCGCAATGCAGGGTGTGGAACGACTGGGCGCACGAGCAGTACGCCGGCCACCGCGACCGCATCATCCCCGCCGGCGCGCTGGCCACCGCCGATCTCGAGGGCTCGATCGCGGAGGTCGGGCGCCTCGCCAAGCTCGGCTTCCGCTGCCTGACCCTGCCGTGCAAGCCGGTGTGGGGCGGCCACGACGTCGACCACGTCAATTACAACCTGCCGCACTTCGACCGGCTGTGGGCGGCCATCCAGGACGCCGATCTGCCGATCACCTTCCACGTCTCGACCGGCCGCGATCCGCGCGCCGCCCGCGGCAACGGCGGCGCGGTGGTGAACTACGTCTCGCACTCGCTGTCGCCGACCATCGAGCCGGTCGCCAATCTCTGCGCGTCGGGCGTGCTGGAGCGCTTCCCGAAGCTGCGCTTCGCCACCATCGAGGCCGGCATCGGCTGGGTGCCGTGGCTGCTGGAGGCGATGGACGAGGCCTACAAGAAGCACCATTTCTGGGTGCGGCCGAAGCTCCAGGGCCTGCCCAGCGAGTACTACAGGGCGCACGGCTTCTCGTCGTTCCAGGAGGACAAGGCCGGGCTCGACCTCGCGGAATCGCACGGCCTGGCCGACAATTTCCTGTGGGCCAACGACTATCCGCACCACGAGGGCACGTGGCCGCATTCCGCCGAGGCGGTGGAGCGCACCATGGGCCAGCTCTCCGATTCGAGCCGCGCCAAGATCCTCGGGCTGAACGCCGCGCGCTTCCTCAAGCTCGACGTGCCGGCGAAATACAAGGCGTAG
- a CDS encoding acetyl-CoA acetyltransferase, with protein MTERSLRGKVAVVGVGETAYYKHGKSPDPEFVLALKAILAAAGDAGIDPRQIDGFASYSNDRNDPSRLAAALGLPELRFSNMQWGGGGGGGSGAMGNAAAAVATGMADCVVVFRALAQGQFQRFGAAAPGGVATGEAALNAPYGVMSPAQRYAMRAMRFLHENRIGDGAQRAIALASYHHAQLNPRAVMHGKPLTAAQYDASRWIVEPWRLFDCCMENDGAAALILMPAERALDLKQKPAYILGAAQGSEYRNAARGHNAPLYATSSFTTVAPRLYAMAGVGPKDVDVLQSYENFTGGVLMSLVEHGFFKAGEADEFLVKENLLAPSGKLPLNTSGGNLAECYMHGLELQIEAVRQLRGTSTAQVEDPEVSMVISGPMVTPVSSMIFGSRETL; from the coding sequence ATGACCGAGCGCAGTCTGCGCGGCAAGGTGGCCGTGGTGGGCGTCGGCGAGACCGCCTACTACAAGCACGGCAAGTCGCCCGATCCCGAGTTCGTGCTGGCGCTGAAGGCGATCCTCGCCGCCGCCGGGGACGCCGGGATCGATCCACGCCAGATCGACGGCTTCGCGTCGTACAGCAACGACCGCAACGATCCCTCGCGGCTGGCCGCCGCGCTGGGCCTGCCGGAGCTGCGCTTCTCCAACATGCAGTGGGGCGGCGGCGGCGGAGGAGGATCGGGCGCCATGGGCAACGCGGCCGCCGCGGTCGCGACCGGCATGGCCGATTGCGTCGTGGTGTTCCGGGCGCTGGCGCAGGGCCAGTTCCAGCGCTTCGGCGCGGCGGCGCCGGGCGGCGTGGCGACGGGCGAGGCGGCGCTGAACGCGCCCTACGGCGTGATGTCGCCGGCGCAGCGCTACGCCATGCGCGCGATGCGCTTCCTGCACGAGAACAGGATCGGCGACGGCGCCCAGCGCGCCATCGCGCTGGCGTCCTACCACCACGCCCAGCTCAACCCGCGCGCCGTCATGCACGGCAAGCCGCTGACGGCGGCGCAGTACGACGCGTCGCGCTGGATCGTCGAGCCGTGGCGGCTGTTCGACTGCTGCATGGAGAACGACGGCGCCGCGGCCCTGATCCTGATGCCGGCCGAGCGCGCCCTCGACCTCAAGCAGAAGCCCGCCTACATCCTCGGCGCGGCGCAGGGCTCGGAGTACCGCAACGCCGCGCGCGGCCACAACGCGCCGCTCTACGCGACGTCGAGCTTCACCACGGTGGCGCCCCGGCTCTACGCCATGGCCGGCGTCGGGCCGAAGGACGTCGACGTGCTGCAGAGCTACGAGAATTTCACCGGCGGCGTGCTCATGAGCCTGGTCGAGCACGGCTTCTTCAAGGCCGGGGAGGCCGACGAATTCCTCGTCAAGGAGAACCTGCTGGCGCCATCCGGCAAGCTGCCGCTCAACACCAGCGGCGGCAATCTGGCGGAATGCTACATGCACGGGCTGGAGCTGCAGATCGAGGCCGTGCGCCAGCTGCGCGGCACGTCCACGGCGCAGGTCGAGGACCCGGAGGTGTCGATGGTGATCTCCGGGCCGATGGTGACGCCGGTGTCGAGCATGATCTTCGGAAGCCGGGAGACGCTGTGA
- a CDS encoding OB-fold domain-containing protein has product MTGATYLNPGLPVPVAENDGLDKPYWDAARRGVLMVQRCGACGAWQWGPEWICHKCLSFDMRWTEVKGRGRIYSWERPWHPVHPALKDQGPYIVVLVELPEAGGVRMLGNLLGDPRQDVRIGAEVEAVFEPHDDAKPPYTLVQWRYV; this is encoded by the coding sequence ATGACGGGCGCGACCTATCTCAATCCCGGCCTGCCGGTCCCCGTCGCCGAGAACGACGGCCTCGACAAGCCGTACTGGGACGCCGCGCGCCGCGGCGTCCTGATGGTGCAGCGCTGCGGCGCCTGCGGCGCGTGGCAGTGGGGTCCCGAGTGGATCTGCCACAAATGCCTGTCGTTCGACATGCGCTGGACCGAGGTGAAGGGCCGCGGGCGCATCTATAGCTGGGAGCGCCCATGGCATCCCGTCCATCCGGCGCTGAAGGACCAGGGTCCCTACATCGTGGTGCTCGTGGAACTGCCCGAGGCCGGCGGCGTGCGCATGCTCGGCAACCTGCTGGGCGATCCGCGCCAGGACGTGCGCATCGGCGCCGAGGTCGAGGCCGTGTTCGAGCCGCACGACGACGCCAAGCCCCCCTACACGCTGGTGCAGTGGCGCTACGTCTGA